A single window of Syntrophotalea acetylenica DNA harbors:
- a CDS encoding FadR/GntR family transcriptional regulator yields the protein MFHSASHDKMSTHIIRQVREAILKGQLLPGQSLPPEKDLITQFGVSKHTLREALRSLEAMGFIEIKRGAGGGPVVSEVDMETTRDSIANFLHFQNVSVRDLSEIRKIMEPYLARLAAERFSAQEIEKLEEIDRKCRKIFEKKKSVVGAKEEIDFHIFLAQASRNPVMVMVLDFVNSMLTDLKTNIKPDMEFSQHVLDSHQKIFEAIKAGDGDKAQECMLAHICDVERELEALRERDEKQAKIKQAV from the coding sequence ATGTTTCATTCCGCAAGTCATGACAAGATGTCCACCCATATCATCCGTCAGGTCAGGGAAGCCATCCTGAAAGGACAGCTTCTGCCCGGGCAAAGCCTGCCGCCTGAAAAGGACTTGATCACCCAATTTGGCGTCAGCAAGCATACCCTGCGTGAGGCGCTGCGCAGCCTGGAAGCCATGGGCTTCATTGAAATCAAGCGCGGCGCCGGCGGCGGGCCGGTGGTCAGCGAGGTCGATATGGAAACGACCCGCGATAGCATCGCCAACTTTCTTCATTTTCAGAATGTTTCCGTGCGGGACCTGTCGGAAATCCGAAAAATCATGGAGCCATACCTTGCGCGACTCGCGGCGGAGCGGTTCAGCGCCCAGGAAATTGAAAAACTGGAGGAAATCGACCGGAAATGCCGGAAAATTTTTGAAAAAAAGAAAAGCGTCGTGGGCGCCAAAGAGGAAATCGATTTTCACATTTTCCTGGCGCAGGCCAGCCGCAATCCGGTCATGGTGATGGTTCTCGATTTTGTCAACAGCATGCTCACCGACCTCAAGACCAACATCAAGCCGGATATGGAATTTTCGCAGCACGTACTGGATTCGCATCAGAAAATCTTCGAAGCCATCAAGGCCGGTGACGGAGACAAGGCGCAGGAGTGTATGCTGGCGCACATCTGCGATGTCGAGAGAGAGCTGGAAGCCCTGCGGGAAAGGGACGAGAAACAGGCCAAGATCAAACAGGCCGTCTGA
- the epmA gene encoding EF-P lysine aminoacylase EpmA, whose amino-acid sequence MQGNWALAKKRARLEQRARIVQTIRSFFIERDFLEVETPHRIPGNAPEAHIDAVPSDGWFLHTSPELCMKRLLAAGYPRLFQLCRCWRAAERGARHLPEFAMLEWYVAHCDYHLLMQQCEALLGALLPEEILTYQGRAIDLGSPWERLTVAEAFDRFGSRSLQQALREDRFDEIISLEIEPRLGIQRPTFLIEYPSELAALARRHPQRPGVAERFELYIAGLEVANAFSELTDPVEQRQRFAAEEALRRKSGKPPYPSPEPFLLELDAMPEAAGIALGLDRLVMLLTDAATIDDVVAFTPELL is encoded by the coding sequence ATGCAAGGCAACTGGGCGCTGGCGAAAAAGCGCGCCAGACTCGAACAGAGGGCCCGGATCGTCCAGACGATCCGGTCCTTTTTCATTGAGCGGGATTTTCTGGAGGTCGAAACGCCGCACCGGATTCCCGGCAATGCCCCCGAAGCGCATATCGACGCGGTGCCGAGCGACGGCTGGTTTCTGCACACCAGCCCCGAACTGTGTATGAAGCGCCTGCTGGCCGCCGGCTATCCGCGCCTGTTCCAGCTGTGCCGCTGCTGGCGCGCCGCCGAACGCGGTGCCCGGCATCTGCCGGAATTCGCCATGCTCGAATGGTACGTTGCCCATTGCGACTACCACCTGCTCATGCAGCAGTGTGAAGCGCTGCTGGGCGCCTTGCTTCCCGAGGAGATCCTGACTTATCAGGGCCGCGCCATCGACCTGGGTTCGCCCTGGGAGCGGTTGACCGTTGCCGAGGCCTTCGACCGCTTTGGTTCCCGTTCCCTGCAGCAGGCCCTGCGTGAAGACCGCTTCGACGAAATCATCTCGCTGGAAATCGAACCCCGCCTCGGCATCCAGCGGCCGACCTTTCTGATCGAATACCCCAGCGAGCTTGCCGCCCTCGCACGCAGGCATCCCCAGCGGCCCGGTGTCGCGGAGCGATTTGAACTCTATATCGCCGGGCTGGAGGTGGCCAATGCCTTTTCCGAATTGACCGATCCGGTCGAACAGCGGCAGCGTTTTGCCGCCGAAGAAGCGCTGCGTCGCAAGTCCGGCAAGCCCCCCTATCCCTCCCCGGAGCCATTCCTCCTGGAACTCGACGCCATGCCCGAAGCTGCCGGGATCGCCCTGGGCCTGGACCGGTTGGTGATGCTGCTGACCGACGCCGCAACCATCGACGATGTGGTGGCTTTCACCCCGGAACTGCTGTAA
- the efp gene encoding elongation factor P, which produces MLTCSDLRKGTKLMIDGEPHVIVQFDFTKPGKGQALYKCKLRNMITGSLFDRTYRSGESFEPAALEERDMQYLYQDETGYVFMDQKNYEQTTLTEEALGDQKYFLIDNMEVSILMFGSRAIGITLPNFVNLRVTMAEPWVKGDTAAGNNKPATVETGYNLQVPSFVEEGTLIQIDTRTGEYVTRVKE; this is translated from the coding sequence ATGCTGACCTGTTCCGACCTGCGCAAAGGCACCAAGCTGATGATCGATGGCGAACCGCACGTCATCGTCCAGTTCGATTTCACCAAGCCCGGCAAAGGCCAGGCGCTATACAAATGCAAGCTGCGCAACATGATCACCGGCTCCTTGTTCGACCGCACCTACCGTTCCGGCGAATCCTTCGAGCCTGCCGCCCTGGAGGAACGCGACATGCAGTACCTCTACCAGGACGAAACCGGCTACGTATTCATGGACCAGAAAAACTACGAGCAGACCACACTTACCGAAGAAGCACTGGGCGATCAGAAGTACTTTCTGATCGACAACATGGAAGTCAGTATTCTGATGTTCGGTTCCCGGGCCATCGGCATCACCCTGCCCAATTTTGTCAATTTGCGTGTGACCATGGCCGAGCCCTGGGTCAAGGGCGATACAGCCGCTGGAAATAACAAGCCGGCGACCGTGGAAACCGGCTACAACCTGCAAGTTCCCTCCTTTGTCGAAGAAGGCACCCTGATTCAGATCGACACCCGTACCGGCGAATACGTCACCCGGGTCAAGGAGTAG
- the mscL gene encoding large-conductance mechanosensitive channel protein MscL, protein MGMMQEFKTFAVKGNMVDMAVGIIIGGAFGKIVSSLVAEVIMPPLGLLLGGMDFKDFSFTLKDATDAAPAVTLNYGLFLQALFDFVIIAFAIFMLVKAINALRKKEEAKPAEPPAPSKEETLLGEIRDLLKQQK, encoded by the coding sequence ATGGGCATGATGCAGGAGTTCAAAACCTTTGCCGTCAAGGGCAACATGGTCGACATGGCGGTCGGCATCATCATCGGCGGAGCCTTCGGCAAAATCGTCTCGTCCCTGGTGGCCGAGGTGATCATGCCACCCCTGGGTCTGCTGCTGGGCGGCATGGACTTCAAGGATTTCTCCTTCACACTGAAAGACGCCACCGACGCCGCCCCGGCCGTGACCCTCAACTACGGCCTGTTTCTCCAGGCCCTGTTCGACTTTGTGATCATCGCCTTTGCCATTTTCATGCTGGTCAAAGCCATCAATGCTCTGCGCAAAAAAGAGGAGGCAAAACCGGCCGAACCGCCCGCGCCCAGCAAGGAAGAAACCCTGCTCGGCGAAATCAGGGACCTGCTCAAACAGCAGAAATAA
- a CDS encoding B12-binding domain-containing radical SAM protein produces the protein MNLTLVSMHIEPSSRAVPLASGMLAAALRQAFPLGLTTCLIDFFLMQESAECAELVLEQAPDVVGLSVYTWNRDKLLELAGALKTFQPGVVIFAGGPEVTADPSVIAGHPAIDFVLPGEGERRVVEVLHLLQQGEEPLQVGEWPDAGTVEDLASLPSPFLTGVLPPERYPGLLWELSRGCPFHCDFCFESRGSDRVRRFPEQRLRAELELFATAGVQQLFVLDPTFNFDAQRAKNLLRMMAQVAPHIHYTLEVRAEFIDEEMAGLFADINCALQIGLQSADPAVLARVHRHIDPADFAERILLLHEAGVVYGFDLIYGLPGDSLQGFLSSLDFALGLRPNHLDIFPLAVLPGTRLADNARNLGLEYQTCPPYRLVSSPTFSAGDMARAGYIAGVCDLFYNRGRAVPWFDLILENLEINAARFFERLADELPEEEPVGEALIAWQQQVLREMFLSQDKPLAADLAADVVAWFGFAAALQCQELVPGPVPDDPGRLYLIPEGRFVRFGRDPEALLEKLEMGVTDFDVVAMLVPEQPCEALLYLHQGEVALGVFTPRECAWLQSLADGGCRPQDDALAEFCDAALAEGVVRKS, from the coding sequence ATGAACCTTACTCTTGTTTCCATGCACATCGAACCGTCGTCGCGTGCCGTGCCCCTGGCATCGGGGATGCTGGCTGCCGCACTCAGGCAGGCCTTTCCGTTGGGATTGACAACTTGTCTCATCGATTTTTTCCTGATGCAGGAGTCTGCCGAGTGCGCAGAGCTGGTTCTGGAGCAAGCCCCCGATGTGGTTGGCCTTTCGGTTTACACATGGAATCGCGACAAATTGCTGGAACTGGCCGGAGCGCTGAAAACCTTTCAGCCGGGGGTGGTCATTTTCGCCGGCGGGCCCGAGGTGACGGCGGATCCATCGGTCATTGCGGGGCACCCGGCGATTGATTTCGTACTGCCGGGGGAAGGTGAGCGGCGGGTCGTGGAGGTCCTTCACCTGCTGCAGCAAGGGGAAGAGCCTCTTCAGGTCGGCGAATGGCCGGATGCCGGTACGGTGGAGGATCTCGCTTCCCTGCCATCTCCTTTTCTGACCGGAGTTCTGCCGCCGGAGCGATACCCCGGCCTGTTGTGGGAGTTGTCGCGAGGCTGTCCATTTCATTGTGATTTCTGTTTTGAATCCCGCGGCAGTGATCGGGTGCGGCGTTTTCCCGAACAGCGTCTGCGGGCCGAGCTGGAGCTGTTCGCCACAGCCGGCGTGCAACAGCTTTTCGTCCTCGATCCAACCTTCAACTTCGATGCGCAGCGGGCCAAAAACCTGTTGCGCATGATGGCACAGGTCGCTCCGCATATCCATTACACCCTGGAGGTGCGCGCCGAATTTATCGATGAGGAAATGGCTGGCCTGTTCGCTGACATCAACTGCGCATTGCAGATCGGACTGCAAAGCGCTGATCCTGCGGTGCTCGCCAGGGTTCACAGGCACATCGATCCGGCCGATTTTGCCGAGCGCATCCTGCTGCTGCATGAAGCCGGGGTGGTTTATGGCTTTGATCTGATCTATGGCTTGCCTGGCGACAGTCTGCAGGGGTTTTTGTCCAGCCTCGATTTTGCCCTTGGTCTGCGTCCCAACCATCTCGATATTTTTCCTCTGGCGGTGCTCCCCGGCACGCGTCTGGCCGATAATGCGCGGAACCTTGGTCTCGAATACCAGACCTGTCCCCCGTATCGCCTGGTTTCTTCCCCGACCTTCAGCGCCGGGGATATGGCGCGTGCCGGCTATATAGCAGGCGTCTGTGATCTGTTTTACAATCGCGGCCGGGCAGTGCCATGGTTCGATCTGATACTGGAAAACCTCGAAATCAACGCGGCGCGGTTTTTCGAACGGCTGGCCGACGAGCTTCCCGAAGAGGAACCCGTCGGCGAGGCGCTCATTGCCTGGCAACAACAGGTTCTGAGAGAGATGTTCCTGTCCCAGGATAAACCGCTCGCTGCCGATCTGGCCGCCGATGTGGTGGCCTGGTTCGGCTTTGCGGCGGCATTGCAGTGTCAGGAGCTTGTGCCTGGCCCCGTGCCGGATGATCCGGGGCGGCTTTATTTGATCCCCGAAGGCCGCTTTGTCCGCTTCGGACGGGACCCCGAGGCATTGCTGGAGAAGCTGGAAATGGGGGTGACGGATTTCGATGTGGTGGCCATGCTGGTGCCGGAACAGCCCTGTGAGGCGTTGCTTTATCTGCATCAGGGGGAGGTGGCCCTGGGGGTATTCACGCCGCGGGAATGCGCATGGTTGCAGAGTCTGGCCGACGGCGGTTGCCGTCCGCAAGATGATGCGCTGGCGGAGTTTTGCGATGCGGCCCTGGCCGAAGGCGTGGTCCGGAAATCCTGA
- a CDS encoding lytic transglycosylase domain-containing protein, with amino-acid sequence MSLKIGPAVTATPHRPANDRKATRAFETRLRTFLEQQSEQARQMQEASLQIHCCQLKLARSLFAEEDADQDVLPAMEFPKAEFPAGAGHWRIFDSSPAPGGPLTESGAPPSNRSHSRTDMEHLIERAAARHGLAPDLIRSVIRTESAFDPRAMSPAGARGLMQLMPATAAELGVTDPFDPEQNIMAGTRYLRQLLDRYNGDLDHALAAYNWGMGNVDRHGLARLPEETRNYLLRIKQA; translated from the coding sequence ATGAGCTTGAAAATTGGGCCCGCTGTCACTGCAACGCCCCACCGGCCAGCCAATGACCGGAAAGCAACCCGGGCATTCGAAACCCGGCTGCGGACTTTTCTGGAACAACAATCCGAACAAGCCCGGCAGATGCAGGAGGCAAGTCTGCAGATACACTGCTGTCAGCTGAAACTGGCACGAAGCCTTTTTGCCGAGGAGGACGCCGACCAGGATGTCCTTCCGGCTATGGAATTTCCCAAAGCGGAATTTCCGGCCGGCGCGGGACATTGGCGGATTTTTGACAGTTCGCCAGCCCCGGGCGGTCCGTTGACAGAATCTGGCGCCCCGCCATCGAATCGCAGCCATAGCCGCACCGACATGGAGCACCTCATCGAGCGTGCGGCCGCCCGTCATGGCCTTGCTCCCGATCTGATCCGTTCGGTAATCCGTACCGAAAGTGCCTTCGACCCGCGGGCCATGTCCCCCGCGGGCGCCCGGGGACTGATGCAGTTGATGCCGGCAACGGCGGCGGAACTCGGGGTAACCGACCCGTTCGACCCGGAACAGAACATCATGGCCGGCACCCGTTACCTGCGGCAACTACTCGACCGATACAACGGTGATCTCGACCATGCTCTGGCCGCCTACAACTGGGGCATGGGCAACGTCGACCGCCATGGACTGGCACGCTTGCCCGAGGAAACCCGCAACTATCTGCTGCGGATCAAACAGGCCTGA
- a CDS encoding metallophosphoesterase, translating to MSWFIMVFLGIYGAMHALFLWGMAPLLSRRPGTAWLLRGWMLPMLVAPIAVRMLDRAGYFDMARILAWIAYSWMGLLFIACCLLLPLLCWRLPGMTLSRTRRTSRHKIPRSPTSAAIILLATLGAGMYGFYEAAGLRVEPVTLVSDKLPPGTPPVRLAQISDLHLGLMHREKALSPIIARLHELKPDLLVVTGDMVDAQMDHLDGLSDLWRTIDPPLGKFAVTGNHEVYAGLQQSLDFLQRSGFTLLRNRFVLIGNRLLLAGEDDPAVGSAAARLRIPESAVKQRFGILLKHRPVVSAATADLFDLQLSGHAHRGQIFPFNYLTGLVYPMQSGLHRLAGGGLLYTSRGTGSWGPPMRIGAPPEITLIEIVPAARP from the coding sequence ATGTCCTGGTTCATTATGGTTTTTCTGGGAATTTACGGCGCCATGCACGCACTGTTTTTGTGGGGAATGGCACCGCTGCTGTCCCGCAGGCCCGGCACCGCCTGGCTGCTGCGCGGCTGGATGCTGCCGATGCTCGTCGCGCCGATCGCAGTGCGTATGCTGGACCGTGCCGGCTATTTCGACATGGCCCGTATCCTGGCCTGGATCGCCTACAGCTGGATGGGCTTGCTGTTCATCGCCTGCTGTCTGTTGTTGCCCCTCCTCTGCTGGCGGCTGCCGGGGATGACCCTGAGCCGCACGCGACGCACCAGCCGGCATAAGATACCGCGCAGCCCGACCAGCGCAGCGATCATCCTGCTGGCCACCCTCGGCGCAGGCATGTACGGTTTTTATGAAGCCGCCGGTTTGCGCGTCGAACCGGTCACCCTGGTGTCCGACAAGCTACCGCCCGGCACGCCGCCAGTGCGCCTGGCACAGATTTCCGACCTGCACCTGGGGTTGATGCATCGGGAAAAGGCCCTTAGCCCGATCATCGCCCGTTTACACGAACTCAAACCCGATCTGCTGGTCGTCACCGGCGACATGGTGGACGCGCAAATGGACCATCTTGACGGCCTCAGCGACCTGTGGCGCACCATCGATCCCCCGCTGGGGAAATTTGCGGTGACCGGCAACCACGAAGTCTATGCCGGCCTGCAACAATCCCTCGACTTTCTGCAACGCAGCGGCTTCACCCTGCTGCGCAACCGTTTTGTGCTGATCGGCAACCGTCTGCTGCTGGCCGGCGAGGATGATCCGGCCGTGGGGTCGGCCGCCGCCAGGCTGCGCATTCCGGAATCCGCCGTCAAGCAGCGATTCGGCATTCTGCTGAAGCACCGACCTGTTGTATCCGCGGCAACGGCCGACCTGTTCGATCTGCAACTCTCAGGGCATGCGCATCGCGGCCAGATCTTCCCCTTCAACTATCTCACCGGCCTTGTCTACCCCATGCAGAGCGGCTTGCACCGCCTGGCCGGGGGCGGCCTGCTCTACACAAGTCGCGGCACCGGAAGCTGGGGGCCTCCCATGCGCATCGGCGCACCTCCGGAAATCACCCTGATCGAGATCGTCCCCGCCGCCCGTCCTTGA
- a CDS encoding sulfite exporter TauE/SafE family protein, with product MTAQHFVLAGLGVLVGIGASFTGLGGGFLMVPLLLFLGYPAQKAVGTSFLAILIISLSALAAHNRLANVDYRIGILLGVGGVLGAQLGARLLEHVSTASFKRIFACVLLGLAIYLFFKK from the coding sequence ATGACTGCTCAACATTTTGTCCTGGCAGGGCTCGGCGTTCTGGTGGGCATCGGTGCATCTTTTACAGGGCTGGGCGGCGGCTTCCTGATGGTGCCGCTGCTGCTGTTTCTGGGATATCCCGCGCAAAAGGCGGTGGGCACCTCGTTTCTGGCCATCCTGATTATTTCCCTGTCGGCCCTGGCGGCGCACAACAGACTGGCCAATGTCGACTATCGGATCGGTATTCTGCTTGGCGTAGGCGGGGTGCTCGGCGCCCAACTGGGCGCGCGCCTGCTGGAACATGTATCGACGGCCAGCTTCAAGCGGATCTTCGCCTGCGTGCTTCTCGGTCTGGCCATTTATCTGTTTTTCAAGAAATAG